A segment of the Streptococcus chenjunshii genome:
ACAGCCATATGAAAATTGTGGTCAAAACGGTCAGTCTCAACTTCCTCAATACCTTCTTCTTTTAAGGCCTGAAGCAAACTTTCCTGAACCATTTCAAGACCCTTTTTAACATCATCTGTTAAGCCTTCTACAGCCAGAGCGCGTTCAAGGTTATCCAAGCTCGGTAAAATAGCCTTGGCAAGGTCCTGAGAACGGTAACGCTGCAGACTTTGCCGCTCTTCATTAGCTCGGCGCTGAATGTTCTGCATCTCGGCATGGGCGCGTAAATATTTGTTTTCAAAATCATCTGCCCGCTCATTTGCCAGCTCTAACTCTGATTTTTCAGGACTGGCTTCTTCTGCTTCCTGTATAGGCTCTTCTGCTGTTACAGGCTCCTGTTCCATTTCTTCATTTTTGATATCTTCTGCCAAGATTTCAACCTCTTTCTATTTATTAATTCACTTCGTAATGATTGCTGTTCAGATAGCGGTAATAATCCCCCAGTTTCATAACCAAGACACGGCCAATCACATTAACCAGACTGACACTCCTGCGATAGTCCATATCAATCGGGCCGATTAAAGCCAATAGACCAAATCCTCGGTAAGGAATCAGATATTTATGAGTTAAGAGCGTGACATCGGCCAGAGCAGATTCTTTGCTGTCAGCAACTTGGACACTGGCCATCTCATCTTCCTGTATGCTGCTGCGCAGCGCAAGAGCAACACGCTGAGAATCATCTAAAAACTGATAGGTCTTTAAATCAGCATATTCTAAAGAGTTGACTTTACCTGTCACAAACACCGATTCCTTGAATAATTCCGCAAAAATATAATCGAACAGATCCAAAACATTATCGGTCACTGCAAAGTATTTTTGCACAATCTGCGGAATTTCCGTCCTCAGTTTGTAATGAATATCCATTACAGAGCGGTTAAGCAAACGCTCATCAACAATTTCCTTCAAGATCAGCAAATCCCGTGTCAGAAAATTTTTCGGAATAGCGAACTGCACAGTCGTTGGTTTTGACTCATCAAGTGTTAAGATAGCAAGAGCATCATGATTGCTCAACTGAACAATCTCAAAAGTTGTCAGCTTCTGCTGAGCAGGTTCAACATCAAGGACAACAGCTGTATAGCCTGTCATCTCTGATAAAACCTGACTGGCCCGCTGCAAAAGATCATCAAGCCTAAATGCTTCAAAATCAAAAGCTTTAATAACTTGATAGACATCCTGCTCGTCAACACTGTCAAAACTGAGTGAATGCTCAACAAAATATTTGAAGCCGGCAGGGCTTGGCATGCGGCCGCTTGATGTATGAGCTTTTTCAAGCAAACCTAATTTTTCAAGCTTAGCCATATCATTCCTGATTGTAGCACTGCTCGAATCAATAACGGCCTGCAGTTTTTTGGAGCCAATAGGTTCGTGCGTCTGAGTAAACATTTCAATAATGAGGTTTAAAATATCATTTTGACGCGGAGTAATCACAAACCAATCCCTCCTTTCAAATCATTTCAGAGTTAGCACTCTTCACCTTAGACTGCTAACTTATGTTTTTATTATACTCTTTTTAGGAAGACTGTCAAGAGAAAAACACAAAATTTTAGCACTCTTTTTAGAAGAGTGCTAAAATTTCTGCTAATCATATTGTGTTAAATCATTTTCTTCAATAAGCTGAGTCAATTTCAAGGCATAATCAGGATCTGTACTAAAACCCGCTCCCTGCAAAGACTGTGCTGGGCCTTTATAGCCTTTTAGTGTTGCCATCTGCACATAGACTCGTTCGCCCCATAGATCACCCGATTTCAGTAAATCAAGATAATCATAAATAGCTTCATCCCAAGAACGGTAAATTTTAAAACGCTTACTGCGTGTCTGCCAGACATTATCTTCATAAAGCTCAGTCTTCAAGTCAATAAAATCATCACCGGGCTGGGCTGCGATGCCAAATAAATTATGGTACTTGACCGCCAGCAGATTTCTCCCATAATCTGAAGCTAAGACGGCTTGTCCGAGAATCACAGAAGGCCTCAGCCCGTAAGAGGCCGCCGCTTTCTGGACAGTGGGGGCTATTTCTCTAATAAACTCTTCTTTTGTATAGGCAACAGACTGTTTTTCCGTACTGCTGGGGATCCCTGTCCGGGAAGACAAAGGCAGCCAAAAAACCAAAACAAAAATGAAAACAAAAGCCAGAAAATATGCAAAAGAAAGCCGTCTTCTCAATTAATCACGCTCCTTTAACAAGGCAATGTATTCTTCTAAGGTCAGATTATTTTGGGTCATATACTGAGCTGATTCAGTCCCTACATAGCGAAAATGCCAGTCCTCATAATCAACCCCTGTAAAGCGGGATTTCCCCTCAGGAAAACGCAACACAAAGCCGTAATCAGGTGCAAGAACAGCTACCTGGGCTGCCACATCTGGGTCACTGGCATTCAGATAGTCCACTGTACTCATATCAATTGCCAAACCCGTTTGATGTTCACTGGCTCCGGCCGGCTGAGAATAAGTTTTAACAAGCTCTTCTGCCTCTTTCTGAGTCAAACTGGGATCGCTAGAAAGCTCTTGACTGACATATGTATTAAACAATTCTTCTTGATAAGCTACACTGCGATAGCCTGATATCAAATGCTCCCTGCTGTTAATCGTCTGAGCTGCAGCTAAAAATGCACGGACATTATCTGCAATCCGCGAATCAACAGATACACCATCAACGTCTGTCAAAACAGGATTCATTTCATCAGTTATATTATTCCGATTAACAAGAACCAACTCCCAGTCATCTGCCGACACATCAGGCAAAGCAGAATCCGTTTGTTCCTCTTCCACAGCACTTGACGAAACAGTACTTGAAGCCGAACCACCTGGGTTCTCTCCGCCTTGATAATTAAAGAGATAAACAGCTAAAGCTGCCACGGATAACATGACAAGGAACAATACAGAGGTCAGTAAATTTCGTTTTTTCATTCGTTTTCTAAAATCTTTCTTCCTGCTTGCCGATAAGACATATCACCGACTGTTTCAAGTGTAAAGCGACCGTTTTCATAGCTGGCAACTGTTACACAGCCATTATCCAGAGAACGCCGCGGCTGCTTAGCATCTACCAGCCATACAAACGTATTAATGGTCATTCCGTGGCTCACCACAATGGCATTGCCGCCGCCCTGACCCTCGATTGTCTTGGCAATCGCTTCAAATCCATCGTAAATCCGCTTGCGTAAAACAGGCCAAGGTTCTGCCCAATTAGCTGTATCAACCTCAACAAGACTTTCTGCCAGCTCCGGATAAGGAACATCCTTCATATCACGGCCATTCTCAAAAGCCTTCGTTCTTGGCAGCACACCGTAAAAAAGCTCTCCGTCGTAACCGCCGTCCAAACTGCCAAAGCACCACTCCCGTATCCGTTTATCACGGCTGTATGGGATTCCTTCCTGCCGGCATTCTTTTAGTATAATTTCCATCGTCTGCATGGTTCGTCCGGAATCGCTTGAGAAGGCAGCGTCAAATACAAGTCCGGCTTCTTTCAGACCTAAGCCAAGTTCACGAATTCCCTGCTCTCCCTGTGCAGTCAGGGGTGTATCGCTCCAGCCCTGAGCCCGCCCGATTGTATTAAACATTGTTTTCCCATGGCGTGCAATATAGAGTGTCACTTTCTTCATACTTTTCCCTCCGCTAACTCTGTTTTTCATTATAACATGAAATGAAAACACTTGCAAAAATCAGCAAGTGCATATCTTTTAATTTTTAAAGCTATGAATAGGGGCTGGGATTTGGCCGCCGCGCCCAATAAAATCGGCAGCAGAAGACTGATTTACTCCCATAACCGGGGCTGATCCTAAAAGACCGCCAAATTCTAACAAATCCCCTTCTTTTCCTTTAGGAATGATACGTACAGCTGTCGTTTTTTGATTGATTACCCCGATGGCAGCTTCATCTGCTATCATAGCAGCAATGGTCTCATGCGGAGTATCTCCCGGAATAGCAATCATATCTAAGCCAACAGAGCAAATAGCTGTCATAGCCTCTAATTTCTCTAAATTCAGAGAACCGTTTTTTACCGCTGCAATCATGCCTTCATCTTCGGAAACCGGGATAAAAGCTCCTGACAGACCGCCAACCTGATTGCAGGCCATAACACCGCCTTTTTTCACCTGATCATTCAGCAGAGCCAGCGCCGCTGTTGTCCCATGAGTTCCGACCGCTTCCAGCCCCATTTCTTCTAAAACACGCGCAACCGAATCCCCAACGGCAGGAGTCGGTGCCAGTGATAAGTCAACAATACCGAATTTCACCCCAAGGCGTTCTGAAGCCATTTGACCGACAAGCTGACCGATACGCGTAATTTTAAATGCTGTTTTTTTCACCGTTTCAGCTAAGACATCAAAACTCTCCCCCCGTACTTTTTCTAAGGCACGTTTAACCACTCCGGGGCCCGAGACTCCGACATTGATAACAACATCTGCTTCGCCTACACCGTGAAAAGCACCCGCCATGAAAGGGTTATCCTCAACTGCATTAGCAAAAACAACCAGTCTGGCTGCTCCTAAATCCGATAAATGGGCGGTCTCTTTAATCACACGGCCCATATCAGCTGCAGCGGTCATATTGATGCCTGATTTGGTTGAAGCTATATTGACGGAAGCACATACTTTACTGGTTTCTGCAAGAGCAGGGGCAATCGAACGAATTAAAATCTCATCGCCTTTTTGGTAGCCCTTTTGTACCAAAGCGGAGAAACCGCCGATAAAATCTACCCCAATCTCATGTGCTGCTTTATCAAGAGCTTTAGCCAGCGGGACATAATCTGTCGCAGAAGTTGCTGCACCGATTAAAGCGATGGGAGTTACAGATACCCGTTTATTTACAATAGGAATACCTAATTCAGCAGCAATTTCGTCGCCGACGGCCACGAGATCCGCAGCTTTTGTAACAATTTTTTCATAAATTTTATCGGCCGCACATTCTATATCCGGATCAATACAGTCCAGCAAGGAAATTCCCATTGTAATTGTCCGAATATCAAAATTCTGCTCTTCAATCATCTCAATGGTTTCAGTAACCTGCTTAATATTCATTCTTCTACTCCTAGCTTATAAATTATGCATTGCATCAAAGATAGCAGAACTTTGGATATTGATTTTCACGTTCAAATCATGTCCGAGTGCTTCCAATTCAGAGCGCAGCCAAGTAAAATCTTTTTTCTCCGATGCTGAAACGAGCATCATCATTGTAAAATAGTCATCCAGAACCGTTTGCGTAATATCGTCAATATTTAGACCCAGTTCTGCAATTTTTGCTGATACTCCTGCTACAATGCCTGTTTTATCTTTTCCGATCACTGTAATAATCGCCTTCATAGGTAAACCTCCGCTTATATTGTTCTCATTTTACCATATTTTCATAGCCAGTTCTATTTTCTCAATAATCCCTGACAAGCTCTCTGTTTGATTTTAGAATGGCAGCAGCTTCATCACATAACGAGGATAAGGCTGCTAAACCTGCCTATCTCTCACCAGTAAAGAAAGAAGCAACCGCAATAACAATAACAGCCCCTAAAATCGAAGGTACGAGATACATACCGGCTAAAGACGGCCCCCAAGCGCCGAACAAACTCTGCCCGACAAAAGAACCCAACAAACCAGCAGCAATACTAGCCAAACAGCCCATAGAACTGCCTTTATTAGTGATAGCTCCTGCAAGCATTCCGATAAACGCACCGATAAGTAAAGACCAAATCATACTTTCCCTCCTTGTCCTTTATTATAGCATAAAGCCAAATCTCTATAAAAACTTTATGAGACATCTTGAATTTCTGTCAAAAAATGGTAAACTATAGTTAGCTTATAAACTAACAAAGGAGGTGCTTTATGTTTTCAGCCAAAAAATTAAAAGAAAGACGGCAGCAGTTAAAGCTGACACAGGCCTTCTTAGCAAGAGAGCTAAATATTTCCAGACCGTCCTACTGCAATTGGGAAAACGGCAAAACCAAACCTAATCAAAAAAATCTAAAAAAATTAGCAGAATTGCTGCAAGTCACACCAAATTATTTTTTATCTGAACATGACATTGTAACAGTTTATACACAATTAAACCAAAATAACAAGGACAAGGTAATGGACTTTTCACAGGATTTACTCACAAGACAAGGCAAAATAGCCGAACCCGAGTTTGGCCCTAAACGCTATCCCTACAAAGTATTTGAGAAATTATCAGCCGGAACGGGGTTTGCGTATTTCGGGGACGGTAATTTTGATACCGTTTTTTACGATGAAGAGATTGATCACGATTTTGCTTCATGGGTTTTCGGTGATTCTATGGAACCAACCTTTTTAAATGGTGAGGTTGCTCTTATAAAGCAAACCGGCTTTGATTATGACGGTGCGATTTATGCGGTCGAATGGGATGGACAGACTTACATCAAAAAAGTGTACCGCGAAGAAGACGGGCTGCGTTTGGTCTCTATTAATAAACGCTATGCAGACAAATTCGCCCCTTACGATGAAAATCCGCGAATTATCGGCTTAATCGTAGGTAATTTTATGCCGCTTGAAAGTTAGAA
Coding sequences within it:
- the grpE gene encoding nucleotide exchange factor GrpE is translated as MAEDIKNEEMEQEPVTAEEPIQEAEEASPEKSELELANERADDFENKYLRAHAEMQNIQRRANEERQSLQRYRSQDLAKAILPSLDNLERALAVEGLTDDVKKGLEMVQESLLQALKEEGIEEVETDRFDHNFHMAVQTLPADDDHPADTLAEVLQKGYRLHERLLRPAMVIVYN
- the hrcA gene encoding heat-inducible transcriptional repressor HrcA; its protein translation is MITPRQNDILNLIIEMFTQTHEPIGSKKLQAVIDSSSATIRNDMAKLEKLGLLEKAHTSSGRMPSPAGFKYFVEHSLSFDSVDEQDVYQVIKAFDFEAFRLDDLLQRASQVLSEMTGYTAVVLDVEPAQQKLTTFEIVQLSNHDALAILTLDESKPTTVQFAIPKNFLTRDLLILKEIVDERLLNRSVMDIHYKLRTEIPQIVQKYFAVTDNVLDLFDYIFAELFKESVFVTGKVNSLEYADLKTYQFLDDSQRVALALRSSIQEDEMASVQVADSKESALADVTLLTHKYLIPYRGFGLLALIGPIDMDYRRSVSLVNVIGRVLVMKLGDYYRYLNSNHYEVN
- a CDS encoding glycoside hydrolase family 73 protein, with the protein product MRRRLSFAYFLAFVFIFVLVFWLPLSSRTGIPSSTEKQSVAYTKEEFIREIAPTVQKAAASYGLRPSVILGQAVLASDYGRNLLAVKYHNLFGIAAQPGDDFIDLKTELYEDNVWQTRSKRFKIYRSWDEAIYDYLDLLKSGDLWGERVYVQMATLKGYKGPAQSLQGAGFSTDPDYALKLTQLIEENDLTQYD
- a CDS encoding histidine phosphatase family protein, which codes for MKKVTLYIARHGKTMFNTIGRAQGWSDTPLTAQGEQGIRELGLGLKEAGLVFDAAFSSDSGRTMQTMEIILKECRQEGIPYSRDKRIREWCFGSLDGGYDGELFYGVLPRTKAFENGRDMKDVPYPELAESLVEVDTANWAEPWPVLRKRIYDGFEAIAKTIEGQGGGNAIVVSHGMTINTFVWLVDAKQPRRSLDNGCVTVASYENGRFTLETVGDMSYRQAGRKILENE
- a CDS encoding PFL family protein, which translates into the protein MNIKQVTETIEMIEEQNFDIRTITMGISLLDCIDPDIECAADKIYEKIVTKAADLVAVGDEIAAELGIPIVNKRVSVTPIALIGAATSATDYVPLAKALDKAAHEIGVDFIGGFSALVQKGYQKGDEILIRSIAPALAETSKVCASVNIASTKSGINMTAAADMGRVIKETAHLSDLGAARLVVFANAVEDNPFMAGAFHGVGEADVVINVGVSGPGVVKRALEKVRGESFDVLAETVKKTAFKITRIGQLVGQMASERLGVKFGIVDLSLAPTPAVGDSVARVLEEMGLEAVGTHGTTAALALLNDQVKKGGVMACNQVGGLSGAFIPVSEDEGMIAAVKNGSLNLEKLEAMTAICSVGLDMIAIPGDTPHETIAAMIADEAAIGVINQKTTAVRIIPKGKEGDLLEFGGLLGSAPVMGVNQSSAADFIGRGGQIPAPIHSFKN
- a CDS encoding ACT domain-containing protein; the protein is MKAIITVIGKDKTGIVAGVSAKIAELGLNIDDITQTVLDDYFTMMMLVSASEKKDFTWLRSELEALGHDLNVKINIQSSAIFDAMHNL
- a CDS encoding GlsB/YeaQ/YmgE family stress response membrane protein produces the protein MIWSLLIGAFIGMLAGAITNKGSSMGCLASIAAGLLGSFVGQSLFGAWGPSLAGMYLVPSILGAVIVIAVASFFTGER
- a CDS encoding XRE family transcriptional regulator, which translates into the protein MFSAKKLKERRQQLKLTQAFLARELNISRPSYCNWENGKTKPNQKNLKKLAELLQVTPNYFLSEHDIVTVYTQLNQNNKDKVMDFSQDLLTRQGKIAEPEFGPKRYPYKVFEKLSAGTGFAYFGDGNFDTVFYDEEIDHDFASWVFGDSMEPTFLNGEVALIKQTGFDYDGAIYAVEWDGQTYIKKVYREEDGLRLVSINKRYADKFAPYDENPRIIGLIVGNFMPLES